One part of the Corynebacterium aurimucosum ATCC 700975 genome encodes these proteins:
- the crtI gene encoding phytoene desaturase family protein — protein MSKHVVVIGAGIAGLATAALLLREGMRVTVVDKQRSVGGRAGRLAVDGFRFDTGPSWYLMPEAFDEFFRACGTSTECELDLVDLSPAYRVINEDGAALDIETGVDNVAELFESLEPGSGDKVRAYLARASDVYAIALRNFLYTTFSHPTQLLSKDVLTRLGTLALLLTRSLDTLVAAQFKDYRLRQVLTYPAVFLSTEPKAAPALYSLMSHTDLVEGVRYPLGGFAAVVDAIARQAAGATFELGTAVVAINHAHGRATGVTLDDGRTIPADAIVSAADLRHTETALLPKELQTYPERYFAHRDPGLGTVLVFLGVKGELPQLAHHTLLFSTDWTPDFKAVYHGPEPLRPLGASESIYVSKTSATDPGVAPEGHENLFILVPVPAEESYGHGDAYGAAESPRVGAIARAAVAQLGAWLGIEDLGDRVVVKRTLGPADFSEQYNSWSGGAVGPAHTLRQSAFFRGRNQSRKLPNLYYAGATTVPGVGVPMCLISAHNVLTRMREQY, from the coding sequence ATGAGCAAACATGTTGTTGTCATCGGCGCTGGTATTGCAGGCCTTGCCACCGCAGCTTTGCTGTTGCGGGAGGGGATGCGGGTGACGGTCGTCGACAAGCAGCGCAGCGTCGGTGGACGCGCGGGAAGACTGGCCGTGGATGGTTTCCGTTTCGATACCGGCCCCTCGTGGTACCTCATGCCGGAGGCCTTCGATGAGTTTTTCCGGGCCTGCGGCACCAGTACCGAGTGCGAGCTGGATCTAGTGGACCTCTCCCCTGCCTACCGTGTTATCAACGAAGACGGCGCGGCCCTAGATATAGAAACGGGCGTGGATAACGTAGCAGAGCTTTTTGAATCCTTGGAGCCGGGCTCTGGCGACAAGGTGCGCGCGTACCTCGCCAGGGCCTCCGACGTGTACGCCATTGCCCTGCGCAACTTCTTGTACACTACGTTCTCCCACCCCACGCAGCTTCTCAGCAAAGACGTCCTCACCCGGCTGGGCACGCTCGCGCTGCTGCTGACTCGTTCGTTAGATACGCTGGTGGCTGCCCAGTTTAAGGATTACCGCCTGCGCCAGGTCCTGACTTACCCCGCGGTGTTTCTCTCCACTGAACCGAAGGCCGCGCCGGCACTGTATTCCTTGATGAGCCACACGGACTTGGTGGAGGGCGTGCGCTATCCCTTAGGAGGCTTCGCGGCCGTTGTCGACGCTATCGCGCGGCAGGCAGCCGGCGCCACCTTCGAGCTAGGCACGGCGGTGGTAGCAATCAACCACGCGCACGGGCGCGCGACGGGCGTCACGCTTGACGACGGCCGCACGATCCCCGCCGACGCCATCGTCTCCGCCGCTGACCTGCGCCACACAGAGACTGCTCTGCTTCCAAAGGAACTGCAAACGTATCCGGAACGCTACTTTGCCCACCGTGACCCTGGCCTGGGCACTGTCTTAGTCTTCCTCGGCGTGAAGGGGGAGCTTCCGCAGCTGGCGCACCATACACTGCTATTCAGCACAGACTGGACCCCCGATTTTAAGGCCGTCTACCACGGCCCTGAGCCGTTGCGGCCTCTGGGTGCTTCGGAGTCTATCTACGTATCCAAGACATCGGCGACGGATCCTGGCGTGGCTCCGGAAGGCCATGAGAATCTTTTCATTCTCGTCCCCGTTCCGGCAGAGGAATCCTACGGCCATGGCGATGCCTACGGCGCTGCGGAATCTCCCCGCGTGGGTGCCATCGCCCGCGCCGCCGTGGCGCAGCTGGGTGCTTGGTTGGGGATTGAGGATCTGGGGGACAGGGTCGTCGTCAAGCGCACGCTCGGCCCCGCCGACTTTTCCGAGCAGTACAATTCCTGGTCCGGCGGCGCCGTGGGCCCTGCCCATACGCTGCGCCAGTCCGCATTTTTCCGGGGCCGGAACCAATCCCGTAAGCTGCCCAATCTGTACTACGCCGGTGCTACCACGGTGCCGGGCGTGGGCGTGCCTATGTGCCTTATTTCTGCACACAACGTACTCACGCGGATGCGCGAACAGTATTAA
- a CDS encoding DUF2262 domain-containing protein: MLSLYREFSGNDVVKTLLSFEEAEFLFVVADTPEKSVSDDPYAEDKTHIQLMSLPGVALKLLPEGELITGDIAVRYPQLFQTVAGKTLWDPREITELEPFRVFHARGSHHFHERSKEHYVDIWEILPDVADAAMEQLLARIDVPVELDSAFGPLVLDRGTNTFEGRAEELGVDISIVYEGEELLLAESTNLKRKLKAPLTVINKVLSAEFLDEAQRFAAAKALRAANRWRHDVALSEGNSLPAPELTASDVYTKLTPVAVEVPQRGNLSVEFDDGYLFGGHPVTVKVRRNGTPASLELDA; encoded by the coding sequence ATGCTTTCCCTCTACCGTGAATTTTCGGGCAATGATGTTGTTAAAACGCTACTGAGCTTCGAAGAGGCAGAGTTTCTCTTCGTCGTGGCAGACACGCCGGAGAAGTCGGTGAGCGATGACCCTTATGCTGAGGACAAAACGCACATTCAGCTCATGAGCTTGCCTGGAGTCGCTTTAAAGTTGCTGCCAGAAGGAGAGCTGATTACTGGTGACATCGCAGTGCGCTATCCGCAGCTCTTCCAGACAGTCGCAGGAAAGACACTGTGGGATCCGCGGGAAATTACAGAACTTGAGCCTTTCAGGGTATTTCATGCTCGGGGTAGCCACCACTTCCACGAGAGGAGTAAAGAACACTATGTCGATATCTGGGAGATTCTTCCAGATGTAGCCGATGCAGCTATGGAGCAGCTCCTTGCTCGGATTGATGTTCCGGTAGAGCTTGATTCCGCATTCGGTCCGTTGGTGCTCGACCGAGGTACAAATACATTCGAAGGCAGGGCAGAAGAACTCGGAGTTGATATCAGCATCGTGTATGAAGGGGAGGAGCTTCTTCTCGCGGAGAGTACGAATCTCAAGCGAAAACTCAAGGCACCCCTCACCGTGATCAACAAGGTCCTCAGTGCCGAGTTCCTCGATGAGGCCCAGCGCTTTGCTGCTGCAAAAGCCCTCCGTGCCGCCAACCGTTGGCGCCACGACGTCGCCTTGTCTGAGGGTAACAGCCTCCCGGCGCCGGAACTCACTGCCAGCGACGTATACACCAAACTCACTCCCGTTGCTGTTGAGGTTCCGCAACGTGGGAATCTCAGCGTGGAGTTTGATGATGGCTATCTTTTTGGCGGTCACCCCGTAACAGTGAAGGTAAGGCGCAACGGTACGCCTGCATCCCTTGAGCTCGATGCTTAA
- the mgtE gene encoding magnesium transporter, which produces MAETIEQASETVEAWLKQEDAIDPKKAPRLQELLARVPRQELIAIVERQNALRAALALRLLPREKSIAVFDALDAKHQADIIDELGNADVYEFFDELDPEDRVALLDELPAEIADRLLRSLTQTQRDVTGVILGYTKGSVGRRMSPEVPDIHPGMSMEDALYTLRDTADELETIYTVPVTRKDRRLVGVVSLRELFTAERGILIADIMKEPVYAYATADAEETVRWFLPLDMLALPIVDDSHRLVGLLTWDDATDIMEEADSEDSARSGGTEALQQPYLSTPLLKLVRSRILWLLVLAVSALLTVQVLDSFEDTLAKAVVLSLFIPLLTGTGGNTGNQAATTVTRALALGDVRTRDLLSVMWRELRVGMLLGAVLGMAGFVLATAIYGLDIGIVIGSTLFLICSMSATVGGLMPIVAKTVGADPAVFSNPFISTFCDATGLIIYFFIAKSVLGI; this is translated from the coding sequence ATGGCAGAAACTATTGAGCAGGCCAGCGAGACCGTAGAGGCGTGGCTGAAGCAAGAAGACGCCATCGATCCCAAAAAGGCCCCTCGCCTCCAAGAGCTCTTAGCCCGCGTTCCCCGTCAAGAGCTCATCGCGATTGTGGAGCGCCAGAACGCGCTCCGCGCAGCGCTAGCTCTCCGTCTGCTGCCGCGGGAAAAGTCCATCGCGGTCTTTGATGCGCTCGATGCAAAGCACCAGGCGGACATCATTGATGAGCTGGGCAATGCCGATGTTTATGAATTCTTCGACGAGTTGGACCCCGAAGACCGCGTGGCGCTCTTGGATGAGCTGCCCGCGGAGATTGCGGATCGCCTCCTCCGTTCACTGACCCAGACCCAGCGCGACGTGACCGGAGTGATCCTTGGATACACGAAGGGCTCCGTCGGCCGTCGTATGTCGCCCGAGGTACCCGACATTCACCCGGGAATGAGCATGGAAGATGCCCTGTACACGCTACGGGATACGGCCGATGAACTGGAGACCATCTATACCGTTCCTGTGACGCGCAAGGACCGGCGCTTGGTGGGCGTCGTCAGCCTGCGCGAACTCTTTACGGCTGAGCGTGGCATCCTCATTGCGGACATCATGAAAGAGCCGGTGTATGCATACGCAACTGCTGACGCCGAGGAAACCGTCCGGTGGTTCCTGCCCCTCGATATGCTGGCGCTGCCTATTGTGGATGATTCACACCGCCTCGTTGGTCTTCTTACGTGGGACGATGCCACGGACATCATGGAAGAGGCGGACAGCGAGGACTCAGCGCGCTCCGGCGGTACGGAAGCGCTCCAGCAGCCCTACTTGTCGACGCCGTTGCTCAAGCTCGTTCGCTCCCGCATTCTCTGGCTGCTCGTGCTCGCTGTGTCGGCGCTGCTGACCGTGCAGGTTCTCGATTCTTTCGAGGACACCTTGGCCAAGGCAGTAGTACTGTCTCTGTTCATTCCTCTGCTCACCGGCACGGGCGGCAATACAGGAAACCAGGCAGCTACTACCGTGACCCGTGCGCTCGCGCTTGGCGACGTCCGAACGCGCGACCTCCTTTCCGTAATGTGGCGCGAGCTGCGCGTCGGAATGCTGCTCGGCGCTGTACTAGGAATGGCTGGTTTTGTCTTGGCGACGGCGATCTACGGCCTCGATATCGGTATCGTGATCGGCTCCACCCTGTTTCTTATTTGCTCGATGTCAGCGACCGTTGGCGGGCTCATGCCGATTGTGGCCAAGACGGTTGGGGCGGATCCCGCTGTGTTTTCTAACCCGTTCATTTCCACGTTCTGTGACGCGACGGGCTTGATTATCTACTTCTTCATCGCAAAGTCCGTGTTGGGCATCTAG
- the istA gene encoding IS21 family transposase, with protein sequence MANFKQIIAMCLDGASYAQITHALGCSRREVSRAKKVINDEALTPEQFRQLPPEWFDDRFSDGRSKRSLSYDQPDFQALARKLRSTKHVTRHKLWMDYLSQPCPTDKTKYQYSQFCSGLSEFLRANDLVEVITHEPGQELYVDWAGDKVPVVDQASGDTAFKASLFVAVSPYSGLMYVTAAANEKMPSWIECHVKALNYLGKVPAVIVPDNASTATYRPKKNSTYRMVTDRYAAFADYYGITIVPTRPGRPRDKAAVERAVKIAYTKILGYFSNEVFYNLDELNEAIACRLADINSAMTRPDGTTRRMRFEQEEAPVMRDLPPTPFTEVSYKRLKVDRNWHITCDYQYYSVPFQLVGESVTVRLTPQLVSIFSGEQLVAEHTRLHGFKYRYSTNPQHAPRGDDEGHKALTRDELLAWASSFGAATHAVIAMILDRNSAAVPRGLIQARNVLANLGKKHNKATLEPACQQVVDKKLAPTMAVIKRIQTDIAHAQQHPGAPGPKTQPVAKHHPRPSTPLTGDVADAVFIRPADHYEN encoded by the coding sequence GTGGCCAACTTCAAGCAGATCATCGCGATGTGCCTTGATGGTGCTAGCTACGCGCAGATCACTCACGCATTGGGATGTTCACGACGGGAAGTATCCCGAGCAAAGAAAGTCATCAACGATGAGGCACTAACTCCAGAACAGTTCCGTCAACTCCCACCGGAATGGTTCGATGATCGATTCAGCGACGGCCGGAGTAAGCGGTCGTTGTCCTATGACCAGCCTGATTTTCAGGCTCTTGCACGCAAGCTGAGAAGTACAAAGCATGTGACCAGGCACAAGCTGTGGATGGACTACTTGTCGCAGCCGTGTCCGACGGACAAGACAAAGTACCAGTACTCCCAGTTCTGCAGTGGGCTCAGTGAATTTCTGCGTGCCAATGATCTCGTCGAAGTTATCACCCATGAGCCAGGCCAAGAGCTTTACGTTGACTGGGCCGGTGACAAAGTGCCTGTAGTAGATCAGGCCAGTGGTGATACCGCGTTCAAGGCGTCATTGTTCGTCGCGGTCAGCCCATACTCAGGGCTGATGTATGTCACGGCCGCTGCGAACGAGAAGATGCCGTCGTGGATCGAGTGCCACGTCAAAGCGTTGAACTATCTTGGCAAAGTACCAGCAGTTATCGTGCCCGATAATGCTTCTACGGCGACTTATCGGCCGAAGAAGAACTCTACATACCGGATGGTCACTGATCGCTACGCAGCGTTTGCAGACTATTACGGGATCACGATCGTGCCGACCAGGCCCGGCAGGCCTCGCGACAAGGCAGCGGTAGAGCGTGCCGTGAAAATCGCCTACACCAAAATCCTGGGTTACTTCAGCAACGAGGTCTTCTACAACCTCGATGAACTCAATGAGGCGATCGCTTGCCGTCTTGCCGATATCAACAGCGCAATGACGCGGCCTGATGGCACAACACGGCGCATGCGCTTTGAGCAAGAAGAAGCACCAGTGATGCGCGATCTGCCGCCGACGCCGTTTACGGAAGTGTCTTATAAGCGGCTCAAAGTCGATCGCAACTGGCACATCACCTGTGACTACCAGTACTACTCTGTGCCATTTCAGCTGGTAGGAGAATCAGTAACAGTCAGGCTCACCCCGCAACTGGTCAGCATCTTCAGCGGGGAGCAGCTTGTTGCTGAACACACGCGCCTTCACGGATTCAAATACCGGTATTCCACCAACCCTCAGCATGCACCGCGTGGCGATGATGAAGGCCACAAGGCGCTTACCCGTGATGAGCTTTTGGCCTGGGCTTCGTCGTTTGGGGCAGCAACGCACGCAGTCATAGCGATGATCCTCGACCGCAATAGTGCCGCCGTACCCCGCGGACTCATCCAAGCACGCAACGTGCTGGCCAACCTGGGCAAAAAGCACAACAAAGCCACCCTGGAACCAGCATGCCAGCAGGTCGTGGACAAAAAGCTGGCCCCAACGATGGCTGTAATCAAACGCATCCAGACTGACATTGCCCACGCCCAACAACACCCCGGGGCACCAGGGCCCAAAACACAGCCTGTGGCCAAACACCACCCACGCCCAAGCACCCCGCTTACCGGCGACGTGGCCGATGCCGTCTTTATCCGGCCTGCTGACCACTACGAAAACTAG
- a CDS encoding IS3 family transposase (programmed frameshift): MPRYSEQFKRDAVALYENNEDLSLHTAAAELGINRSSLYSWLKQYGTGKRARTKTLRDNAQATTDSERIRQLEKEVSKLREERDILRKAAKYFAGRDTLVIRFQFVYDHRTEYSVKRMCHVLKLNRSSFYKWVQTREKRRLKMCSDALIGAKIKTTFDDEHGLYGAKRIAASLNSDTDFGPINHKKVARIMKSMGLKGFTKRRRCVTTRRKPGHRVMPDLVGRRFTADKPNQVYVGDITYLPCKGGKNMYLATVVDVYSRKLVGHALADHMRVSLVIEALSHARKVRGSLNGAIFHSDHGSVYTSQAFRDHCAQLGVRQSMGAVGTSADNALAESFNATLKREVLRDRKLFDNPIVCRQEVFRWCMRYNTRRRHYWCNLLAPDDFEALTSATLTQAA, encoded by the exons ATGCCTAGGTACTCCGAACAGTTCAAACGTGATGCTGTGGCCCTCTACGAAAACAATGAGGACCTCTCACTTCACACGGCTGCAGCAGAGCTAGGAATCAATCGCTCCTCACTTTATTCCTGGCTTAAGCAGTACGGCACTGGCAAACGTGCCCGCACGAAGACCTTGCGTGACAACGCCCAGGCGACCACTGATTCTGAACGGATCCGCCAGCTAGAAAAAGAAGTCTCTAAGCTGCGTGAAGAACGTGACATCCTGCGCAAGGCCGCGAAGTATTTTGCCG GAAGAGACACGCTGGTGATCCGCTTCCAGTTTGTCTATGACCACCGAACCGAATACTCGGTCAAGCGGATGTGCCACGTGTTAAAGCTCAATCGTTCCTCGTTTTATAAATGGGTGCAAACCCGTGAAAAGCGCAGGTTAAAGATGTGTTCCGATGCCCTTATTGGCGCAAAAATCAAGACCACCTTCGATGATGAGCACGGGCTTTATGGTGCTAAACGCATCGCTGCAAGCCTCAACAGTGATACGGATTTCGGCCCGATCAATCACAAGAAGGTCGCACGCATCATGAAATCCATGGGGCTGAAAGGCTTTACCAAGCGCCGCCGATGCGTCACTACCAGGCGTAAACCTGGTCACCGCGTCATGCCAGATTTAGTAGGCCGCAGATTCACAGCTGATAAGCCGAACCAGGTCTATGTAGGCGACATCACCTACCTGCCGTGTAAGGGCGGCAAAAACATGTACCTGGCCACGGTCGTCGACGTCTACTCGCGCAAACTTGTCGGACATGCACTCGCAGATCACATGCGGGTATCGCTGGTTATCGAAGCTTTATCTCATGCCAGAAAAGTCCGCGGAAGCCTCAACGGGGCAATTTTCCATTCCGATCATGGCAGTGTGTACACCTCACAGGCATTTAGGGACCACTGCGCCCAACTTGGTGTGCGCCAATCCATGGGAGCCGTGGGAACGAGTGCCGATAATGCCCTGGCAGAATCATTTAACGCCACCTTAAAGCGTGAAGTCCTGCGTGATAGGAAACTCTTTGACAATCCCATCGTCTGCCGCCAAGAAGTCTTCCGATGGTGCATGCGCTACAACACCCGCAGACGGCACTACTGGTGCAATCTTCTAGCCCCCGATGACTTCGAAGCACTCACATCAGCTACACTGACCCAAGCAGCATAG
- the murA gene encoding UDP-N-acetylglucosamine 1-carboxyvinyltransferase yields MKDQFIVSGGARLQGTVKVDGAKNSVLKLMAAALLAEGTTTLTNCPEILDVPLMRKVLEGLGCTVEIDGHTVRITTPAELHSNADFDAVRQFRASVCVLGPLTARCGHAKVALPGGDAIGSRPLDMHQSGLEKMGARTRIEHGAVVAEADRLHGANIRLDFPSVGATENILTAAVLADGETQLHNAAREPEIVDLCTMLKEMGAEISGEGTSTITIQGVDKLQPTEHEVIGDRIVAGTWAYAAVMTRGDITVGGIAPKHLHLPLEKLKSAGADVEDYVNGFRVRMNGRPSAVDYQTLPYPGFPTDLQPIAIGLSAVAEGTSIITENVFESRFRFVDEMLRLGADAQVDGHHVVIRGQERLSSTHVWSSDIRAGAGLVLSALCADETTTVHDVFHIDRGYPNFVENLQALGATIERTQEEELY; encoded by the coding sequence GTGAAAGACCAATTTATTGTCTCCGGTGGGGCGCGCCTGCAGGGCACCGTCAAGGTTGACGGTGCCAAAAACAGTGTGCTGAAGCTGATGGCTGCGGCACTGTTGGCGGAGGGCACCACCACGCTGACCAACTGCCCTGAGATTCTCGATGTCCCCCTAATGCGAAAGGTCCTTGAGGGCCTCGGCTGCACCGTGGAGATTGATGGCCACACCGTGCGCATCACCACCCCGGCCGAGCTGCACTCCAATGCGGACTTCGATGCGGTGCGCCAATTCCGCGCTTCCGTGTGTGTACTAGGACCGTTGACCGCGCGCTGCGGCCACGCGAAGGTGGCCTTGCCAGGTGGTGACGCCATTGGTTCCCGCCCCTTGGATATGCACCAGTCCGGGCTGGAGAAGATGGGCGCGCGCACACGCATCGAACACGGTGCTGTGGTGGCGGAAGCTGATCGTCTCCACGGAGCAAATATCAGGTTGGATTTCCCCTCCGTGGGTGCGACGGAGAACATTCTTACCGCTGCCGTGCTTGCTGATGGTGAAACTCAACTCCACAACGCTGCCCGCGAACCGGAAATCGTTGACTTGTGCACGATGCTCAAGGAAATGGGCGCCGAAATCTCTGGGGAGGGGACATCCACCATCACCATTCAGGGCGTGGACAAGCTGCAGCCGACGGAGCACGAGGTCATCGGCGACCGTATCGTTGCAGGCACTTGGGCCTATGCCGCTGTGATGACTCGCGGTGATATTACAGTGGGCGGCATTGCTCCTAAGCACCTGCACCTGCCGCTGGAAAAGCTGAAGTCCGCCGGCGCTGATGTTGAGGACTATGTCAATGGTTTCCGGGTGCGCATGAATGGTCGCCCGAGCGCCGTCGATTATCAAACCCTTCCGTACCCCGGTTTCCCTACCGATCTTCAGCCCATTGCCATCGGGCTTTCCGCCGTGGCGGAGGGTACCTCCATCATTACGGAGAATGTCTTCGAGTCGCGCTTCCGCTTCGTGGATGAGATGCTCCGCCTTGGCGCCGATGCTCAAGTGGATGGACACCACGTAGTCATCCGCGGGCAGGAGCGTCTGTCTTCGACGCATGTCTGGAGTTCCGATATCCGTGCAGGCGCCGGGTTGGTGCTCTCCGCACTGTGCGCGGATGAGACGACCACCGTGCACGATGTCTTCCACATCGATCGCGGCTATCCCAACTTTGTAGAAAACCTCCAGGCGCTGGGCGCCACGATCGAGCGCACTCAGGAGGAGGAGCTCTACTAA
- the ramA gene encoding acetate metabolism transcriptional regulator RamA, which yields MEPHRLKDDDEAVRAALSSLKTATGIPVTMYGTLLPDNRLQITQWVGLRTPALQNLVIDANVGVGGRVVSTRRAVGVSDYTRATTISHENDRYIQDEGLHSIVAVPVTVQREIRGVLYVGVHSPVRLGDKVIEEVTMTARCLEQDLAVNSALRRADGGKGGAARGHVMNGAEWEQVRSTHSKLRMLANRVNDEDLRKELEALCDQMVSPVRVKQSTKLSARELDVLSCVALGHTNVEAAEEMGIGAETVKSYLRSVMRKLGAHTRYEAVNAARRIGALP from the coding sequence ATGGAGCCGCACCGACTCAAGGATGACGACGAAGCCGTACGCGCAGCGCTCTCGTCGCTGAAGACTGCAACGGGAATCCCCGTCACGATGTACGGAACCTTGCTGCCGGATAATCGCCTGCAGATTACCCAGTGGGTAGGTCTGCGGACCCCGGCTTTGCAGAACTTGGTGATTGACGCGAATGTGGGCGTCGGCGGGCGCGTTGTTAGTACACGCCGCGCAGTTGGTGTCTCCGATTACACCCGCGCTACCACGATTAGCCATGAGAATGATCGCTATATCCAAGATGAAGGCCTGCACTCCATCGTGGCGGTCCCAGTTACTGTTCAGCGTGAGATCCGCGGAGTCCTTTATGTCGGTGTTCATTCGCCCGTGCGCTTGGGCGACAAGGTGATCGAAGAGGTCACCATGACCGCCCGCTGCCTGGAGCAGGATTTGGCTGTTAATTCCGCACTGCGCCGCGCCGATGGCGGTAAGGGTGGCGCCGCGCGCGGCCACGTGATGAACGGTGCTGAATGGGAGCAGGTGCGCTCGACGCACTCCAAGCTGCGGATGCTGGCTAACCGCGTCAATGATGAAGACCTTCGCAAGGAGCTTGAGGCGCTGTGTGATCAGATGGTCTCTCCGGTGCGCGTGAAGCAGTCCACCAAGCTGTCCGCACGCGAACTCGATGTTCTTTCCTGCGTCGCCCTTGGTCATACCAACGTTGAGGCGGCCGAGGAGATGGGCATTGGTGCCGAAACTGTGAAGTCCTATCTGCGTTCTGTCATGCGCAAATTGGGTGCGCATACTCGTTATGAGGCGGTTAATGCGGCCCGTCGTATAGGCGCGTTGCCCTGA
- the cysK gene encoding cysteine synthase A — translation MVAVYDNILDTIGGTPLVRLNRLTEGLDAEVLVKVESFNPANSVKDRIAKAIVDTAVESGELKPGGTIVEATSGNTGIGLALVGAAQGYKVILTMPETMSNERKVLLRAYGAEIVLTPGAAGMKGAVEKANEIIAETPNAILASQFANEANPKIHEATTGPEIWEDAEGKVDAFVAGVGTGGTVTGVGRYLRSQNPDTYLVAVEPSDSPVLSEGKAGPHKIQGIGANFVPEVLDREILNEVLTATAEESVSTARKLATEEGLLVGISSGANVSAALKLAARDEFKGKTIVVVAPDFGERYVSTILFEDIREA, via the coding sequence ATCGTGGCTGTATATGACAACATTCTCGACACCATCGGCGGCACCCCGCTAGTCCGCCTCAACCGCCTAACCGAAGGCCTCGACGCTGAGGTCCTCGTGAAGGTTGAGTCCTTCAACCCCGCAAATTCCGTCAAGGATCGCATCGCCAAGGCGATTGTCGACACCGCCGTAGAATCCGGCGAGCTGAAGCCAGGCGGCACCATCGTCGAGGCCACTTCCGGCAACACCGGCATCGGCCTGGCGCTCGTCGGCGCAGCTCAGGGATACAAGGTTATCCTCACCATGCCGGAGACCATGTCCAACGAGCGCAAGGTTCTGCTGCGCGCTTATGGAGCGGAGATCGTCCTCACCCCGGGCGCTGCGGGCATGAAGGGCGCCGTTGAGAAGGCCAACGAGATCATCGCCGAAACCCCCAACGCCATCCTGGCTTCCCAGTTCGCCAACGAGGCCAACCCGAAGATCCACGAGGCGACCACCGGCCCTGAAATCTGGGAGGACGCCGAGGGCAAGGTTGACGCCTTCGTGGCTGGCGTCGGCACCGGCGGCACCGTCACCGGTGTTGGCCGCTACCTGCGCTCCCAGAACCCGGATACCTACCTGGTAGCCGTCGAGCCCTCCGACTCCCCTGTTCTATCCGAGGGCAAGGCTGGCCCACACAAGATCCAGGGCATTGGCGCTAACTTCGTCCCGGAGGTCCTAGACCGTGAGATCCTCAACGAGGTGCTCACCGCTACCGCCGAAGAGTCCGTGTCCACCGCACGCAAGCTGGCCACCGAAGAGGGTCTGCTGGTTGGTATCTCCTCGGGCGCAAACGTCTCCGCCGCGCTGAAGCTGGCTGCTCGTGACGAGTTCAAGGGCAAGACCATCGTGGTTGTCGCCCCGGACTTTGGTGAGCGCTACGTCTCCACCATTCTCTTCGAGGACATCCGCGAGGCTTAA
- the epsC gene encoding serine O-acetyltransferase EpsC, producing the protein MHILKMIREDLANAREHDPAARGDVENAVVYSGLHAIWAHRIAHRMWKRGWRGPARILAQVNRFFTGIEIHPGATIGRRFFIDHGMGIVIGETAEIGDGVMLYHGVTLGGQVLTQTKRHPTIEDNVTIGAGAKVLGPITIGEGSAVGANAVVTKDVPANHTATGIPAKNRPRKKDERIKLVDPDYYI; encoded by the coding sequence ATGCACATCTTGAAGATGATTCGTGAAGACCTCGCCAACGCGCGCGAGCATGACCCGGCGGCGCGCGGCGACGTCGAGAATGCCGTGGTTTATTCCGGCCTCCACGCTATCTGGGCGCATCGCATCGCCCACCGCATGTGGAAGCGCGGCTGGCGCGGCCCCGCACGCATTCTGGCACAGGTAAACCGCTTCTTCACCGGTATTGAGATCCACCCTGGTGCCACAATTGGTCGGCGCTTCTTCATTGACCACGGCATGGGCATCGTTATTGGTGAAACCGCCGAAATCGGCGATGGCGTGATGCTCTATCACGGGGTCACACTCGGCGGTCAGGTGCTCACGCAGACCAAGCGCCACCCCACTATCGAGGACAATGTCACCATCGGTGCCGGCGCAAAGGTACTAGGCCCCATCACCATCGGCGAAGGCTCCGCAGTAGGCGCTAACGCCGTGGTAACGAAGGATGTGCCCGCTAATCACACCGCTACGGGTATCCCCGCTAAGAACCGTCCTCGCAAGAAGGATGAGCGCATCAAGCTGGTGGATCCGGACTACTACATCTAA
- a CDS encoding GNAT family N-acetyltransferase — MGYMTTSVAHQTDQSRFVIIVDGEEAGFAEYSDSATTREFTHTEIYEAFQGQGLSKPLIKAALDDDSTLSRQVIPTCSAVARFIEKNPEYQRLTNREGSL, encoded by the coding sequence ATGGGCTACATGACTACCTCTGTTGCGCACCAAACAGATCAATCTCGCTTCGTTATCATCGTTGACGGAGAAGAAGCGGGTTTTGCTGAATATAGTGATTCCGCCACTACGCGCGAGTTCACACACACGGAAATCTATGAGGCCTTTCAAGGCCAGGGACTGTCCAAGCCGCTCATTAAGGCGGCGCTGGATGATGACTCAACGCTAAGCCGCCAAGTCATCCCAACGTGCAGCGCCGTGGCGCGGTTTATTGAGAAGAACCCTGAATACCAGCGCCTGACTAACCGTGAAGGCAGCCTTTAA